The Siniperca chuatsi isolate FFG_IHB_CAS linkage group LG9, ASM2008510v1, whole genome shotgun sequence genome includes a region encoding these proteins:
- the LOC122881173 gene encoding tripartite motif-containing protein 16-like: MAQKGVQLERETISCSICLDLLKDPVTTPCGHNYCMHCIKRFWDEEDEKQIHSCPQCRQTFTPRPVLVKNTMLAVLVEELKKTGLQAAPDDHCYAGPEDVACDFCSGRKLKALKSCLVCLVSYCEKHLQPHYDVAPLKKHKLVDPSKKLQENICSRHDEVMKMFCRTDQQCICYLCPVEEHKGHNTVSAAAERTKKQRELEVSRQNIQQRIQDREKDVKLLQQEVEAINRSADKAVEDSEKIFTELIRLMEKRSSDVKQQVRSQQETEVSRAKELQEKLEQEITELKKKDAELEQLSRTEDHTQFLHSYPSLSQLSESTDSSSIDIRPLSYFEDVTAAVSEVRDKLQDVLSEKWTNISLTVTEVDVLLSNSQAEPKTRAGFLKYSREITLDPNTAHTLLLLSEGNRKATTTSQQQSYSSHPDRFTACCQVLSRESLTGRCYWEVEWRGGGVDVAVAYKNISRAGSWNECGFGFNDKSWSLHCDTKRYAFYYSSVKTPVSGPQSSRVGVYLDHSAGILSFYSISETMTLLHRVQTTFTQPLYAGLRLYYGDGDTAEFCKLK, encoded by the coding sequence ATGGCGCAGAAAGGAGTTCAGCTGGAGCGGGAAACTATTTCTTGTTCGATCTGTCTGGATCTCCTGAAGGATCCGGTGACTACTCCCTGTGGACACAACTACTGCATGCACTGTATTAAACGCTTCTGggatgaagaggatgagaagCAAATCCACAGCTGCCCTCAGTGCAGGCAGACCTTCACACCGAGGCCTGTCCTGGTGAAAAACACCATGTTAGCAGTTTTAGTGGAGGAACTGAAGAAGACTGGACTCCAAGCTGCTCCTGATGATCACTGCTATGCTGGACCTGAAGATGTGGCCTGTGATTTCTGCTCTGGGAGAAAGCTGAAAGCCCTCAAGTCCTGTCTGGTCTGTCTGGTCTCTTACTGTGAGAAACACCTCCAGCCTCATTACGATGTGGCTCCattaaagaaacacaagctgGTGGACCCCTCCAAGAAGCTCCAGGAGAACATCTGCTCTCGTCATGATGAGGTGATGAAGATGTTCTGCCGCACTGACCAGCAGTGTATCTGTTATCTCTGCCCTGTGGAGGAACATAAAGGCCACAACACAGTCTCGGCTGCAGCAGAAAGGACCAAGAAGCAGAGAGAGCTCGAGGTGAGTCgacaaaacatccagcagagaatccaggacagagagaaagatgtgaagctgcttcagcaggaggtggaggcgaTCAATCGCTCTGCTGATAAAGCAGTGGAGGACAGTGAGAAGATCTTCACTGAGCTGATCCGTCTCATGGAGAAAAGAAGCTctgatgtgaagcagcaggtCAGATCCCAGCAGGAAACTGAAGTGAGTCGAGCCAAAGAGCTTCAGGAGAAGCTGGAGCAGGAGATCACTGAGCTGAAGAAGAAAGATGctgagctggagcagctctcacgcaCAGAGGATCACACCCAGTTTCTACACAGCTACCCCTCACTGTCACAACTCAGTGAATCCACAGACTCATCCAGCATCGATATCCGTCCTCTGAGCTACTTTGAGGATGTGACAGCGGCtgtgtcagaggtcagagataaACTACAGGACGTTCTGAGTGAGAAATGGACCAACATCTCACTGACGGTGACTGAAGTGGATGTTTTACTGTCAAATTCACAAGCAGAGCCCAAGACCAGAGCTGGATTCTTAAAATATTCACGTGAAATCACACTGGAtccaaacacagcacacacacttctgtTATTATCTGAGGGGAacagaaaagcaacaacaacaagccaACAACAGTCTTATTCTAGTCACCCAGACAGATTCACTGCATGTTGTCAGGTCCTGAGTAGAGAGAGTCTGACTGGACGttgttactgggaggtggagtggagagggggaggagttGATGTAGCAGTCGCATACAAGAATATCAGCAGAGCAGGGAGCTGGAATGAATGTGGATTTGGATTTAATGACAAATCTTGGTCATTACATTGTGACACAAAGAGATATGCGTTTTATTACAGCAGTGTCAAAACTCCCGTCTCAGGTCCTCAGTCCTCCAGAGTAGGAGTGTACCTGGATCACAGTGCAGGTATTCTGTCCTTCTACAGCATCTCTGAAACCATGACTCTCCTCCACAGAGTCCAGACCACATTCACTCAGCCGCTCTATGCTGGACTTCGGCTTTATTACGGTGATGGAGACACTGCTGAGTTCTGTAAACTCAAATAG
- the cd83 gene encoding CD83 antigen, protein MVSPGLLNVALLLSLCVRLAFGLAVREDVLEVKSVIGADCTVQCTAEYKPGVQYMALRWYKVGEPPSPSLSGLLSHDFRNATTRWYTGVEREVELLTESSSIFLPNVTCGDGGMYICHLAAPVGEQNREGQVRLTLTDCPESSTENLLTDAYMVIIATAVLMFALVIFRISYVSLRNTIRGKNKATVKETFLDAPLKPLEKKDLMLIYTLGPKLSPTMKHVCV, encoded by the exons atggtgTCTCCAGGTTTACTGAACGTCGCTCTGCTGTTGTCACTGT GTGTGCGCCTTGCTTTTGGCTTGGCTGTCAGAGAGGACGTGTTGGAGGTTAAATCTGTCATTGGTGCGGATTGTACTGTTCAGTGCACCGCAGAATACAAACCTGGTGTGCAGTACATGGCACTGAGATGGTACAAG gtcGGAGAGCCTCCGTCGCCTTCTCTCAGCGGCCTTTTGTCCCACGACTTCCGCAACGCCACGACGCGATGGTACACCGGCGTGGAGCGAGAGGTGGAGCTGCTGACCGAGTCCAGCAGCATCTTCCTGCCCAACGTGACGTGCGGTGACGGCGGCATGTACATCTGTCACCTGGCGGCACCTGTGGGAGAACAGAACCGGGAGGGGCAGGTCCGCCTCACTCTGACAG ATTGTCCTGAGAGTTCAACAGAAAATCTGCTGACAGATGCTTACATGGTTATTATCGCCACTGCAGTGCTGATGTTTGCACTTGTAATATTCAGAATCAGCTAT GTTAGTTTGAGGAATACCATCAGAGGCAAAAACAAGGCAACAGTCAAAGAAACGTTCTTGGACGCACCGCTCAAACCGCTTGAAAAAAAGGACTTAATGTTGATATATACTTTGGGTCCTAAATTGTCTCCCACAATGAAGCATGTCTGTGTTTAA